One segment of Macrotis lagotis isolate mMagLag1 chromosome 1, bilby.v1.9.chrom.fasta, whole genome shotgun sequence DNA contains the following:
- the LOC141504789 gene encoding cytochrome c oxidase subunit 7C, mitochondrial — translation MLGQSLPRFSTSLVRRSHYEEGPGKNLPFSVENKWRLLAMMAVFFGSGFSAPFFIVRHQLLKK, via the coding sequence ATGTTGGGGCAGAGCCTGCCTAGGTTCTCCACCTCCTTGGTTCGCAGGAGCCACTATGAGGAGGGCCCAGGAAAGAACCTGCCCTTTTCAGTGGAAAACAAATGGCGGTTGCTAGCAATGATGGCTGTATTCTTTGGATCTGGATTTTCTGCACCTTTCTTTATAGTAAGACATCAGCTGCTTAAGAAATAA